The Erigeron canadensis isolate Cc75 chromosome 4, C_canadensis_v1, whole genome shotgun sequence genome window below encodes:
- the LOC122596581 gene encoding protein transport protein Sec61 subunit alpha-like, whose protein sequence is MGGGFRVLHLVRPFLSFLPEVQSADRKVPFREKVIYTVISLFIFLVCSQLPLYGIHSTTGADPFYWMRVILASNRGTVMELGITPIVTSGLVMQLLAGSKIIEVDNNVREDRALLNGAQKLLGILIAVGEAVAYVLSGMYGSVGQLGVGNAILIIVQLCFAGIIVICLDELLQKGYGLGSGISLFIATNICESIIWKAFSPTTINSGRGAEFEGAVIALFHLLITRSDKVRALREAFYRQNLPNVTNLLATVLIFLIVIYFQGFRVVLPVRSKNARGQQGSYPIKLFYTSNMPIILQSALVSNLYFISQLLHRKYSGNFLVNLLGKWQESEYSKQSVPVGGLAYYVTAPSSLADMAANPFHALFYLVFMLTACALFSKTWIEVSGSSARDVAKQLKEQQMVMPGHRDSNLQKELNRYIPTAAAFGGMCIGALTVLADFMGAIGSGTGILLAVTIIYQYFETFEKEKASELGLFGF, encoded by the exons ATGGGGGGTGGTTTTAGAGTGTTACATCTAGTCAGGCCGTTTCTTTCGTTTTTGCCGGAAGTACAGAGTGCAGATAGAAAGGTGCCTTTTAGAGAGAAGGTCATATACACTGTGATCtctcttttcatctttttggTCTGCAGTCAGCTTCCGTTGTATGGAATACATTCGACAACGGGTGCAGACCCTTTTTACTGGATGCGTGTTATCCTAGCGTCTAATCGTGGAACCGTTATGGAACTTGGTATCACCCCCATTGTGACTTCTGGGTTGGTTATGCAGCTTTTAGCTGGGTCGAAAATTATTGAAGTTGACAACAATGTCCGAGAGGATCGTGCACTACT GAATGGTGCTCAGAAGTTGCTCGGTATCTTGATTGCCGTTGGTGAGGCTGTTGCATATGTTCTATCTGGAATGTATGGCAGTGTTGGTCAACTTGGTGTAGGAAATGCGATTCTTATTATCGTTCAGCTATGTTTTGCCGGGATTATTGTGATATGTTTAGATGAACTTCTCCAGAAGGGATATGGTCTAGGCTCTGGAATTTCATTGTTCATAGCTACCAATATCTG TGAAAGCATTATCTGGAAAGCTTTTAGTCCTACAACTATCAACAGTGGGCGTGGGGCTGAGTTTGAGGGTGCGGTTATTGCATTGTTCCATCTTCTTATCACCAGGTCGGATAAAGTGAGAGCTCTCCGGGAAGCTTTCTATCGGCAAAATCTACCCAATGTGACTAATTTGCTTGCTACGGTTTTGATCTTCCTCATTGTTATCTACTTCCAAGGATTCCGTGTTGTTTTACCCGTGAGATCAAAGAATGCTCGTGGGCAGCAAGGCTCTTACCCAATCAAGCTGTTCTACACTTCGAACATGCCTATTATCCTTCAGTCTGCACTTGTATCCAACCTTTATTTCATTTCTCAG TTGCTGCACAGAAAGTATAGCGGAAATTTCTTGGTCAACTTATTGGGAAAGTGGCAGGAGTCTGAATACTCGAAACAATCAGTCCCAGTTGGCGGCCTTGCATACTATGTTACTGCTCCATCGAG CTTAGCAGACATGGCTGCCAATCCCTTCCATGCTCTTTTCTACCTGGTCTTCATGCTAACAGCATGTGCCCTGTTTTCCAAAACTTGGATTGAagtttctggttcttctgctAGAGATGTCGCCAAGCAACTTAAG GAACAACAAATGGTTATGCCTGGGCACCGAGACTCAAACCTTCAGAAGGAACTGAACCGTTATATCCCAACAGCGGCTGCATTCGGAGGAATGTGCATTGGTGCATTGACGGTTCTGGCAGACTTCATGGGAGCCATCGGTTCCGGTACTGGAATATTGCTAGCAGTCACAATCATATATCAGTACTTTGAGACATTCGAGAAGGAGAAGGCTAGTGAACTAGGTTTGTTTGGGTTCTAA